The Salvia miltiorrhiza cultivar Shanhuang (shh) chromosome 1, IMPLAD_Smil_shh, whole genome shotgun sequence genome has a window encoding:
- the LOC130996650 gene encoding uncharacterized protein LOC130996650, translating into MGGDSASSGCEGFLEETREASPANLLIKVESFSSFSVNHGLGNYESRAFEAGGYKWKLIIFPEGKDEGCHVSVHLCIAETSCLAVGWEINVIFAFFVYNHRMENYLCFRGTTRRFNAVVPKLGFSKLISKKSLMDPSKGFVVDDSCVFGAEVFVIKPQRINECLSLVKLTAPTIHEWKISGFSKLINNSWTSEEFVVGNYKWNVTLYSKGDAKANGKYISIFLSCNDSNSFAPNHRLKAEICLRIKTKLGLNHTKNFSHWFMSYAPSVGYSDFMAVADMNDPSKGFVVGDCCILETEGSVAALVLDAPKI; encoded by the exons ATGGGCGGTGATTCTGCTTCCAGCGGATGTGAAGG ATTTCTGGAGGAAACGAGAGAGGCTTCTCCGGCGAACTTGCTAATCAAAGTTGAATCTTTTTCTTCATTCTCTGTTAATCATGGGCTTGGCAACTACGAATCGAGGGCTTTCGAAGCCGGTGGCTATAAATG GAAGCTTATAATCTTTCCAGAGGGTAAAGATGAAGGCTGCCACGTTTCTGTTCACTTGTGTATTGCAGAAACCAGTTGTTTGGCTGTGGGGTGGGAGATTAATGTCATCTTTGCCTTCTTTGTGTACAATCATCGCATGGAAAATTACCTCTGCTTTCGAg GGACTACGCGGAGATTTAATGCAGTTGTTCCCAAATTGGGGTTTTCCAAATTGATCTCTAAGAAGAGTTTGATGGATCCCAGTAAAGGGTTCGTTGTAGACGACAGTTGTGTGTTTGGGGCCGAAGTTTTTGTCATCAAACCCCAACGAATTAATGAGTGTTTGAGCTTGGTGAAACTTACAGCTCCAACTATTCATGAATGGAAGATTTCCGGCTTCTCCAAATTGATAAACAATTCTTGGACTTCGGAAGAATTCGTTGTTGGAAATTACAAATG GAACGTTACCCTGTATTCAAAGGGAGATGCAAAGGCAAACGGCAAGTATATCTCCATCTTTTTATCATGCAATGATTCGAATAGCTTCGCCCCTAATCACAGACTTAAAGCAGAGATTTGTTTGCGCATCAAAACTAAGCTCGGCCTCAACCACACTAAAAACT TTAGTCACTGGTTTATGTCATATGCACCAAGTGTTGGATATAGTGATTTCATGGCAGTTGCTGATATGAACGATCCCAGTAAAGGCTTTGTTGTCGGTGACTGTTGCATTCTTGAAACAGAAGGGTCGGTCGCAGCTCTTGTTCTCGATGCTcctaaaatataa
- the LOC131010417 gene encoding uncharacterized protein LOC131010417 has product MSDVSASSGCERFFEETRDVSPANLLVKIECFSLFSKYGIDKYESRTFEAGGYKWKLIIYPDGENDYLSVYFSIVDAESLPEGWEVNAIFAFFVHNQLMDNYLCFRGTTRRFNSVIQKRGFSKLMSKKSLMDPSKGYVVDDGCVFGAEVFVIKSQRVNECLSLVKHTSVFKREWKISGFSKLGDVWNSEEFYVGNHKWKVELYPNGETSHEKGRYVSIHLVCVGSAEFGPHQKVKAAVLMFLKSELNATHHSYNLNHWFIANESWGFNEFISIDKMFTSGFLADDCCCVGVGN; this is encoded by the exons ATGAGTGACGTCTCTGCTTCCAGTGGATGTGAACG ATTTTTTGAGGAAACGAGGGATGTTTCGCCTGCGAACTTGCTGGTGAAAATTGAATGTTTTTCGTTATTCTCAAAGTATGGGATTGACAAGTACGAATCCAGGACATTTGAAGCCGGAGGCTATAAATG GAAACTGATAATATATCCTGATGGTGAAAACGACTACCTTTCTGTATACTTTTCCATTGTTGATGCTGAATCCCTGCCTGAGGGGTGGGAGGTTAATGCCATATTTGCCTTCTTCGTGCACAATCAATTAATGGACAATTACCTCTGCTTTCGAG gAACAACGCGCCGTTTCAATTCTGTTATTCAAAAACGTGGATTTTCTAAGTTGATGTCTAAGAAGAGTTTAATGGATCCAAGTAAAGGTTATGTTGTGGACGATGGTTGTGTGTTTGGGGCTGAAGTTTTTGTTATCAAAAGCCAACGTGTCAATGAATGTTTGAGTTTGGTTAAACACACATCTGTGTTTAAGCGCGAATGGAAGATTTCGGGATTCTCCAAACTGGGAGATGTCTGGAATTCGGAAGAGTTTTATGTTGGAAATCACAAATG GAAAGTTGAGTTGTATCCCAACGGGGAGACTTCGCACGAAAAAGGCCGCTATGTCTCCATCCATCTTGTGTGTGTTGGTTCAGCTGAGTTTGGTCCTCATCAGAAGGTGAAGGCAGCGGTTTTGATGTTCCTAAAAAGCGAGCTCAATGCTACCCACCACTCTTACAATT TAAATCATTGGTTTATAGCTAATGAAAGTTGGGGATTTAACGAATTTATATCAATTGATAAAATGTTCACAAGTGGCTTCCTTGCTGACGATTGCTGCTGTGTAGGTGTAGGCAATtaa
- the LOC130995732 gene encoding putative UDP-glucuronate:xylan alpha-glucuronosyltransferase 3 isoform X2, translating into MDRISSFKFSTLKVVMVIIIIGAFFTFLRPPSIHDSDHMSRSRYRYLVDKGISDRFGIDQSYTSHLDIDWDEASAAMERLTDRDEYKGIGLLNFNEEEISQWKQLLPDADHIVLFTDYASPNVTWETLYPEWLDEEEDFDIPTCPSLPKIHYLGKPRLDLIAVKLPCDKSKKNWARDIARFHLQLEAARVAATAKGYHPVHVLLITECFPTPNLFTCKELTVREGNIWLYKPNLNKLREKLNLPVGSCELAVPLKTEENWNSGNARREAYATILHSAHVYVCGAIAAAQSIRMAGSTRDLVILVDDTISDYHRGGLAEAGWKIHTIQRIRNPKAERDAYNEWNYSKFRLWQLTDYDKIIFIDADLLVLRNIDFLFEMPEITATGNNATLFNSGVMVIEPSNCTFQLLMDHINEIESYNGGDQGYLNEIFPWWHRIPKHMNFLKHFWIGDEPERKEMKTRLFGADPPVLYVLHYLGLKPWLCFRDYDCNWNVDILQEFASDVAHRTWWKVHDAMPENLQKYCLLRSKQKAALEWDRRQAEKGNYSDGHWQIKIQDSRLTTCFEDFCFWESMLWHWGEKNWTDNATSTLPPPPPLSTQAGSLSSL; encoded by the exons ATGGACAGGATATCGAGCTTCAAGTTCTCTACCTTGAAGGTTGTGATGGTCATCATCATAATTGGAGCATTTTTCACATTTCTACGTCCTCCATCAATTCATGATTCAGATCATATGTCCCGTTCTCGATATAG GTACTTGGTCGATAAAGGAATAAGTGATAGATTTGGTATAGATCAAAGTTACACATCACATTTAGATATCGACTGGGATGAAGCATCGGCGGCAATGGAGAGATTAACCGACAGGGACGAGTATAAGGGAATAGGGTTGTTGAATTTCAACGAGGAAGAAATTAGTCAGTGGAAGCAGTTGTTGCCAGATGCAGATCACATTGTACTTTTCACAGATTACGCCTCACCCAATGTCACTTGGGAAACATTATATCCAGAATGGCTAGATGAGGAAGAAGACTTTGATATTCCCACTTGTCCTTCTTTACCCAAAATTCACTATCTGGGTAAACCACGGCTGGATCTTATCGCAGTGAAGCTTCCCTGCGATAAATCCAAGAAAAACTGGGCAAGGGACATAGCTCGTTTTCACTTACAACTTGAAGCAGCAAGGGTAGCTGCAACGGCCAAGGGGTATCATCCTGTGCATGTTCTACTTATCACTGAGTGTTTCCCGACCCCTAATCTGTTTACTTGCAAAGAGCTAACTGTAAGGGAAGGCAACATATGGCTGTATAAACCCAATTTAAATAAACTGAGGGAAAAGCTGAATCTTCCAGTCGGGTCATGCGAACTTGCAGTTCCTCTTAAGACAGAAG AAAATTGGAACTCAGGTAATGCAAGGCGAGAAGCATATGCAACTATTCTGCACTCAGCTCATGTCTATGTCTGTGGGGCAATTGCTGCAGCTCAGAGCATCCGTATGGCAGGTTCGACTCGTGATCTCGTAATACTTGTTGATGATACTATCAGCGACTACCACAGGGGCGGCCTTGCGGAGGCTGGGTGGAAAATCCATACAATTCAAAGAATCAGAAATCCAAAAGCAGAACGAGATGCCTACAATGAATGGAACTACAGCAAATTTCGTCTCTGGCAACTAACGGATTATGACAAAATTATATTCATAGATGCTGATCTGTTAGTTCTCAGAAACATCGACTTCCTCTTCGAGATGCCAGAGATAACAGCCACAGGAAACAACGCGACCCTCTTCAACTCAGGAGTGATGGTGATCGAGCCATCAAACTGCACGTTCCAGCTGCTGATGGACCACATCAACGAGATTGAGTCCTACAACGGTGGAGACCAGGGCTACTTGAACGAGATCTTCCCATGGTGGCATCGGATCCCTAAACACATGAATTTCTTGAAACACTTTTGGATTGGTGATGAGCCGGAGAGAAAAGAGATGAAGACGCGTCTCTTTGGTGCTGATCCGCCAGTACTATACGTGCTTCACTATTTGGGGCTGAAACCATGGCTATGCTTCCGGGACTATGACTGCAACTGGAACGTCGACATATTGCAGGAGTTTGCAAGCGACGTTGCTCACAGGACCTGGTGGAAGGTCCATGATGCAATGCCGGAGAACTTACAGAAGTACTGCTTGCTTCGATCCAAGCAGAAGGCCGCGTTGGAGTGGGATCGCAGACAGGCTGAGAAAGGCAACTATAGCGACGGCCACTGGCAAATTAAGATACAGGACTCACGGCTGACAACTTGCTTCGAAGATTTTTGCTTCTGGGAAAGCATGCTGTGGCACTGGGGGGAGAAGAACTGGACAGACAACGCGACATCGAccctgccgccaccaccaccattaTCGACACAGGCAGGTTCACTGTCTTCTTTATAA
- the LOC130995732 gene encoding putative UDP-glucuronate:xylan alpha-glucuronosyltransferase 3 isoform X1 — MRGSSPTSLESRHRLSFNNDDTSKRRFLRSRVFKDGDRSLYRSSMDRISSFKFSTLKVVMVIIIIGAFFTFLRPPSIHDSDHMSRSRYRYLVDKGISDRFGIDQSYTSHLDIDWDEASAAMERLTDRDEYKGIGLLNFNEEEISQWKQLLPDADHIVLFTDYASPNVTWETLYPEWLDEEEDFDIPTCPSLPKIHYLGKPRLDLIAVKLPCDKSKKNWARDIARFHLQLEAARVAATAKGYHPVHVLLITECFPTPNLFTCKELTVREGNIWLYKPNLNKLREKLNLPVGSCELAVPLKTEENWNSGNARREAYATILHSAHVYVCGAIAAAQSIRMAGSTRDLVILVDDTISDYHRGGLAEAGWKIHTIQRIRNPKAERDAYNEWNYSKFRLWQLTDYDKIIFIDADLLVLRNIDFLFEMPEITATGNNATLFNSGVMVIEPSNCTFQLLMDHINEIESYNGGDQGYLNEIFPWWHRIPKHMNFLKHFWIGDEPERKEMKTRLFGADPPVLYVLHYLGLKPWLCFRDYDCNWNVDILQEFASDVAHRTWWKVHDAMPENLQKYCLLRSKQKAALEWDRRQAEKGNYSDGHWQIKIQDSRLTTCFEDFCFWESMLWHWGEKNWTDNATSTLPPPPPLSTQAGSLSSL; from the exons ATGAGAGGCTCCTCGCCTACGTCACTGGAGTCCAGACACAGGCTCTCTTTCAATAA TGATGATACAAGCAAAAGAAGGTTTCTAAGAAGTAGAGTGTTTAAAGATGGGGACAGGTCCCTTTATCGTTCCAGTATGGACAGGATATCGAGCTTCAAGTTCTCTACCTTGAAGGTTGTGATGGTCATCATCATAATTGGAGCATTTTTCACATTTCTACGTCCTCCATCAATTCATGATTCAGATCATATGTCCCGTTCTCGATATAG GTACTTGGTCGATAAAGGAATAAGTGATAGATTTGGTATAGATCAAAGTTACACATCACATTTAGATATCGACTGGGATGAAGCATCGGCGGCAATGGAGAGATTAACCGACAGGGACGAGTATAAGGGAATAGGGTTGTTGAATTTCAACGAGGAAGAAATTAGTCAGTGGAAGCAGTTGTTGCCAGATGCAGATCACATTGTACTTTTCACAGATTACGCCTCACCCAATGTCACTTGGGAAACATTATATCCAGAATGGCTAGATGAGGAAGAAGACTTTGATATTCCCACTTGTCCTTCTTTACCCAAAATTCACTATCTGGGTAAACCACGGCTGGATCTTATCGCAGTGAAGCTTCCCTGCGATAAATCCAAGAAAAACTGGGCAAGGGACATAGCTCGTTTTCACTTACAACTTGAAGCAGCAAGGGTAGCTGCAACGGCCAAGGGGTATCATCCTGTGCATGTTCTACTTATCACTGAGTGTTTCCCGACCCCTAATCTGTTTACTTGCAAAGAGCTAACTGTAAGGGAAGGCAACATATGGCTGTATAAACCCAATTTAAATAAACTGAGGGAAAAGCTGAATCTTCCAGTCGGGTCATGCGAACTTGCAGTTCCTCTTAAGACAGAAG AAAATTGGAACTCAGGTAATGCAAGGCGAGAAGCATATGCAACTATTCTGCACTCAGCTCATGTCTATGTCTGTGGGGCAATTGCTGCAGCTCAGAGCATCCGTATGGCAGGTTCGACTCGTGATCTCGTAATACTTGTTGATGATACTATCAGCGACTACCACAGGGGCGGCCTTGCGGAGGCTGGGTGGAAAATCCATACAATTCAAAGAATCAGAAATCCAAAAGCAGAACGAGATGCCTACAATGAATGGAACTACAGCAAATTTCGTCTCTGGCAACTAACGGATTATGACAAAATTATATTCATAGATGCTGATCTGTTAGTTCTCAGAAACATCGACTTCCTCTTCGAGATGCCAGAGATAACAGCCACAGGAAACAACGCGACCCTCTTCAACTCAGGAGTGATGGTGATCGAGCCATCAAACTGCACGTTCCAGCTGCTGATGGACCACATCAACGAGATTGAGTCCTACAACGGTGGAGACCAGGGCTACTTGAACGAGATCTTCCCATGGTGGCATCGGATCCCTAAACACATGAATTTCTTGAAACACTTTTGGATTGGTGATGAGCCGGAGAGAAAAGAGATGAAGACGCGTCTCTTTGGTGCTGATCCGCCAGTACTATACGTGCTTCACTATTTGGGGCTGAAACCATGGCTATGCTTCCGGGACTATGACTGCAACTGGAACGTCGACATATTGCAGGAGTTTGCAAGCGACGTTGCTCACAGGACCTGGTGGAAGGTCCATGATGCAATGCCGGAGAACTTACAGAAGTACTGCTTGCTTCGATCCAAGCAGAAGGCCGCGTTGGAGTGGGATCGCAGACAGGCTGAGAAAGGCAACTATAGCGACGGCCACTGGCAAATTAAGATACAGGACTCACGGCTGACAACTTGCTTCGAAGATTTTTGCTTCTGGGAAAGCATGCTGTGGCACTGGGGGGAGAAGAACTGGACAGACAACGCGACATCGAccctgccgccaccaccaccattaTCGACACAGGCAGGTTCACTGTCTTCTTTATAA
- the LOC130996419 gene encoding protein RETICULATA-RELATED 3, chloroplastic-like codes for MAAMAQLRFSPLACHYSRPSGGREFASFSPIFADKTSASSVSFPSLKCSGNLMGSLDLQSKFQLPCAGGGGDIGVGRGSGGDDGGNRGWNGGGGDSDESKSSSDSFGPIGAFLNGWRSRVAADPQFPFKVLMEELVGVSACCLGDMASRPNFGLNELDFVFSTLVVGSIMNFVLMYLLAPTMSSASISLPGIFASSPTSHMFEPGAYSVLSRLGTFVYKGTVFAAVGFAAGLVGTALSNGLIKMRKKMDPSFETPNKAPPTVLNAVTWAIHMGVSSNLRYQTLNGIEFLLAKGVSPVLFKTSVVGLRCLNNILGGMSFVVLARLTGSQSVDGGKGDEREKLVSEAESDEFLVRESTSK; via the coding sequence ATGGCGGCGATGGCTCAGCTTCGCTTCTCCCCACTTGCGTGCCACTACAGCCGCCCCAGCGGTGGTCGCGAGTTTGCCAGTTTTTCCCCAATATTCGCCGATAAGACTTCCGCGAGTTCTGTCTCCTTTCCCTCATTGAAATGCAGTGGAAATTTAATGGGGAGTCTTGATCTACAAAGTAAATTTCAATTACCATGTGCTGGAGGCGGTGGAGATATTGGCGTTGGACGAGGTAGTGGTGGAGATGATGGTGGAAATAGAGGGTGGAACGGTGGTGGAGGAGATTCAGATGAATCCAAATCTTCATCGGACAGTTTTGGACCTATTGGGGCTTTTCTCAATGGATGGAGATCGAGGGTTGCTGCTGATCCGCAGTTCCCCTTCAAAGTTCTCATGGAGGAGTTGGTGGGTGTTAGTGCTTGCTGTTTAGGAGACATGGCTTCGCGCCCGAATTTCGGGCTCAATGAGCTGGACTTTGTGTTTTCTACGCTTGTTGTTGGGTCCATCATGAATTTCGTGCTTATGTATCTCTTGGCCCCAACCATGTCCTCTGCAAGTATATCTTTACCCGGCATTTTCGCCAGTTCTCCAACGAGCCATATGTTTGAACCCGGGGCATACAGCGTGTTGAGTAGGCTGGGGACTTTTGTGTACAAAGGCACTGTATTTGCAGCTGTTGGGTTTGCAGCTGGACTTGTTGGCACTGCTCTCTCCAACGGGTTGATCAAGATGAGGAAGAAGATGGATCCTAGTTTTGAGACGCCAAACAAAGCTCCACCAACAGTTTTGAATGCTGTCACTTGGGCAATCCACATGGGCGTCAGCAGCAATCTCAGATACCAAACCTTGAATGGGATCGAGTTTTTGTTAGCCAAGGGAGTTTCGCCTGTTCTTTTCAAGACCTCCGTGGTCGGTTTGAGATGCTTGAACAACATTCTTGGAGGGATGTCTTTTGTAGTCTTGGCCAGGTTGACCGGGTCACAGAGTGTCGATGGAGGGAAGGGTGACGAGAGGGAGAAACTGGTTAGCGAGGCTGAATCGGACGAGTTCCTAGTTAGGGAATCCACCTCAAAATGA